A genomic window from Pyxidicoccus trucidator includes:
- a CDS encoding Crp/Fnr family transcriptional regulator — translation MDAGVLKKVALFEGLTQGQLAKVAQIGHSRDYPAGAFLFREGEAGQEMFVIEKGKVRISKTVPGIGEEALAILETGQYFGEMAVIEDSPRSADAIAHISCTVWVIERSKLDQLMFTDKDLAYVLLWTFVRTLSERLRETNDKIKSFFAISRF, via the coding sequence ATGGATGCCGGTGTCCTCAAGAAGGTTGCGCTGTTCGAGGGTTTGACCCAGGGCCAGCTCGCCAAGGTGGCTCAAATCGGCCACTCCCGGGACTACCCGGCGGGCGCCTTCCTCTTCCGCGAGGGAGAGGCCGGCCAGGAGATGTTCGTAATCGAGAAGGGCAAGGTCCGCATCTCCAAGACAGTGCCCGGCATCGGCGAGGAGGCCCTCGCCATCCTGGAGACGGGGCAGTATTTCGGAGAGATGGCGGTAATCGAGGACTCGCCCCGCTCGGCGGACGCCATCGCCCATATCAGCTGCACGGTGTGGGTCATCGAGCGGTCCAAGCTGGACCAGCTCATGTTCACCGACAAGGACCTGGCGTACGTGCTGCTGTGGACGTTCGTCCGCACGCTGAGTGAGCGGCTCCGCGAGACGAACGACAAGATCAAGTCGTTCTTCGCCATCTCCCGCTTCTGA